The DNA segment GGTCAGTGGAAAAAGCCCAACCTCCAAAAGACAGGATCCTCTTGACATTGCGGAGGCGCTTGAACTCGCGGAACTGGTACTGAGCCAGTGTgtcgccaacctcaacctcgtaATCAGGGGTCAAGGTGCCGAAGGCGAAGTGCAGATGTGTGTATTTGGACGTGTCGATCTGGGAGGGATCCTGATAGAGACATGGGCGACTCAGACTGTAGCCTTGAAAGTAGGCAAGCTTGATGGCACCATTTCCGGTTCCTCGGATGATAGCATTTCCGCAGTTGGAAATACAGCCATGGGTACCTGGAGCTGCTGTCCCTGGAGCACCGTTGCCTCTCGTATCAACGCAAAAGTCTTTCGACACACC comes from the Podospora pseudocomata strain CBS 415.72m chromosome 5, whole genome shotgun sequence genome and includes:
- a CDS encoding hypothetical protein (COG:G; EggNog:ENOG503NUVP; CAZy:GH18) — encoded protein: MNPCPLRSCCNIWGQCGVSKDFCVDTRGNGAPGTAAPGTHGCISNCGNAIIRGTGNGAIKLAYFQGYSLSRPCLYQDPSQIDTSKYTHLHFAFGTLTPDYEVEVGDTLAQYQFREFKRLRNVKRILSFGGWAFSTDPATYLIFRNGVKPENRRRMATNIANFIIKHGLNGVDIDWEYPGAPDLPEFDPGKAEDGPNYLAFLIILKTSLPGRSTAIAAPASYWYLKHFPIQ